The genome window TGGAAATCTGCACGTGTGTTTTGAGTGTTGAGAATGTTGAGGTCAACGAGCGATAGGTTGAACAATGTTTTGCTCGTCGGCTGCCAGGAATAGGTCATTGCCACTTTCACATTCGTCCGCGTGTATTCCGGGCGGTTGATGTAATTGTAACCAAATCCAACCTGAGTTCTCGGGTTGTAGCCTGCGGTTTGCTTTTGCAGCAAACTCCCGGGCGTAAGCAGTCTTGGAAAGGTTAAGGAGGTGTTTAATCCAATTTCCTCGCTGCGATAAATTGAGCTGTTGCCCAAAAATCCGGGAACAAGCTCGATCCCGCCGCGGAGGTTGGCTTCGAAGTTTTCGAGTCCGTTGAAAACATTGCGGATCTTATAAGATAGGTTGGCAAACGGCCCCGGTGCCCCTTGCAGCTGGATCACATTCAAGCCAATGTCAGTGGAAATCTGATATTTTTCGAGCGGAATCACTTTAAAGTAACTGTTAACGCCAGTTCCGGTAGAATCAAGCGTGTAGGTGTAATTCACAAAGCGGAATTGGTCTGTCAGGGAGAGTTGCTGCTGCGTATCGCGTTCTTTTTGCTGGCTGTAAATAGCGCCCGGCCTGACCTGGATTTTGCTGTCTAAAATCCGGGTTGCAAACCTTTTATCAGAAAAAGTATAATTGATCCCCCGAAAATTGACGGTGTCTTTTCGTGCATAAGCAGAATCCGCGGAGCCAGAAGGCGGCAGCACTTCAAAATGCACGGAATTGATCTTGTAACGTTCCCCGTTCTTGATCGTACCCGGCATATCCACCTTCACTTTCACATCCACCGACTTGAAAAAAGTGTCCGTAGCGGCATTCGTGATCGTGTCGTTGATCAGATAAGAAATATTCTGGCGTGAAAAACCGAGGTAACCCTGGTTTCGTAGCAACGTCTCAATTCTGATTCGCTCTTCTTCAAACGCATCGCCGTCGTACCGTTTTTTCGATTGCAGCGCAGGATTTTTATTGCTGGCGCTGATAATGCTGTCGGCCATGTTGTTGCGGACCTGATATTCAATGTCGCGAATCATCGTCGGCCGTTTTTCCGTTACAAAATAGTTGACCCTGACCCGGTTAATGATCGTATCCGGTTTCGCGGTAACTGATGCCTCGAAAAAGCCGTTGTTATAAAGATATCGCTGCATCTTTTCTGCATTCTGAGCAATCTCGGCTGCATTGAAATACACGGGCGCTTCACCCAGCACGCGCATCCAAAAATTTCCTTCGTCCACACGTGCCTGTGCTTTTTCAAGTTTCTTTGCGTAGCGCCGCTGAATCTTTTCGAGCTTCCGTGGAGAATTTTCGTTTAAGCGGGATTCATTTTGATATTTTTGTGTGATTTCAATTACTTTCCGCTGTTTTTCTTCCCGGTTATAAAAGAGCTCACCAAAGCGATAAAGACCAACATAAGGAAAGAAAGGCAGTCCCAGGAGGCGTCTGTT of Dyadobacter chenhuakuii contains these proteins:
- the tamL gene encoding translocation and assembly module lipoprotein TamL, which gives rise to MNINCKITYSWYFFLIFVGLSSCAPKPASQSKSYYLGNSSIKGNEVINDSELDALIPQKPNRRLLGLPFFPYVGLYRFGELFYNREEKQRKVIEITQKYQNESRLNENSPRKLEKIQRRYAKKLEKAQARVDEGNFWMRVLGEAPVYFNAAEIAQNAEKMQRYLYNNGFFEASVTAKPDTIINRVRVNYFVTEKRPTMIRDIEYQVRNNMADSIISASNKNPALQSKKRYDGDAFEEERIRIETLLRNQGYLGFSRQNISYLINDTITNAATDTFFKSVDVKVKVDMPGTIKNGERYKINSVHFEVLPPSGSADSAYARKDTVNFRGINYTFSDKRFATRILDSKIQVRPGAIYSQQKERDTQQQLSLTDQFRFVNYTYTLDSTGTGVNSYFKVIPLEKYQISTDIGLNVIQLQGAPGPFANLSYKIRNVFNGLENFEANLRGGIELVPGFLGNSSIYRSEEIGLNTSLTFPRLLTPGSLLQKQTAGYNPRTQVGFGYNYINRPEYTRTNVKVAMTYSWQPTSKTLFNLSLVDLNILNTQNTRADFQALLKDLQNQGNNLYTSFRRSFVSDINFNFTYNTNALIGPQKDAHYFRVAVESGGTSLNILPKQENLIKTVFGDSLQFYKYLRWNADYRRYWATGRRSAFVARVNAGGIYSYGDNKVPPYEKYFFAGGSNSLRAWLPRRLGPGRSVPKKTPTGLTIESPGEFLLEANLEWRGYLAKFFGDLNYAVFLDAGNVWNLGGDATELQKLEADKFLKDIAIGTGFGIRYDLSFFILRFDFGIKVYDPALQRFVLDELQFNKLFKRTQSNFLNINLGVGYPF